A stretch of Rhinopithecus roxellana isolate Shanxi Qingling chromosome 12, ASM756505v1, whole genome shotgun sequence DNA encodes these proteins:
- the LOC104657557 gene encoding ERBB receptor feedback inhibitor 1, with translation MSIAGVAAQEIRVPLKTGFLHNGRAMGNMRKTCWSSRSEFKNNFLNIDPITMAYSLNSSAQERLIPLGHTSKSAPMNGHCFAENGPSQKSSLPPPLIPPSENLGPHEEDQVVCGFKKLTVNGVCASTPPLTPIKNSPSLFPCAPLCERGSRPLPPLPISEALSLDDTDCEVEFLTSSDTDFLLEDSTLSDFKYDVPGRRSFRGCGQINYAYFDTPAVSAADLSYVSDQNGGVPDPNPPPPQTHRRLRRSHSGPAGSFNKPAIRLSNCCVHRASPNSDEDKPEIPPRVPIPPRPVKPDYRRWSAEVTSSTYSDEDRPPKVPPREPLSPSNSRTPSPKSLPSYLNGVMPPTQSFAPDPKYVSSKALQRQNSEGSANKVPCILPIIENGKKVSSTHYYLLPERPPYLDKYEKFFREAEETTASAQIQPLPADCGISSAAEKPDSKTKVDLGGHVKRKHLSYVVSP, from the exons ATGTCAATAGCAGGAGTTGCTGCTCAGGAGATCAGAGTCCCATTAAAAACTGGATTTCTACATAATGGCCGAGCCATGGGGAATATGAGGAAGACCTGCTGGAGCAGTCGCAGTGAGTTTAAAAA caactttttaaatattgaccCGATAACCATGGCCTACAGTCTGAACTCTTCTGCTCAGGAGCGCCTAATACCACTTG GGCACACTTCCAAATCTGCTCCGATGAATGGCCATTGCTTTGCAGAAAATGGTCCATCTCAAAAGTCCAGCTTGCCTCCTCCTCTTATTCCCCCAAGTGAGAACTTGGGGCCACATGAAGAGGATCAAGTTGTATGTGGTTTTAAGAAACTCACAGTGAACGGGGTTTGTGCCTCCACTCCTCCACTGACACCCATAAAAAactccccttcccttttcccctgtGCCCCTCTTTGTGAAAGGGGTTCTAGGCCTCTTCCACCGCTGCCAATCTCTGAAGCCCTCTCTCTGGATGACACAGACTGTGAGGTGGAATTCCTAACTAGCTCAGATACAGACTTCCTTTTAGAAGACTctacactttctgatttcaaatatgATGTTCCTGGCAGGCGAAGCTTCCGTGGGTGTGGACAAATCAACTATGCATATTTTGATACCCCAGCTGTTTCTGCAGCAGATCTCAGCTATGTGTCTGACCAAAATGGAGGTGTCCCAGATCCAAACCCTCCTCCACCTCAGACCCACCGAAGATTAAGAAGGTCTCATTCGGGACCAGCTGGCTCCTTTAACAAGCCAGCCATAAGGCTATCCAACTGTTGTGTACACAGAGCTTCTCCTAACTCCGATGAAGACAAACCTGAGATTCCCCCCAGAGTTCCCATACCTCCTAGGCCGGTAAAGCCAGATTATAGAAGATGGTCAGCAGAAGTTACTTCAAGCACCTATAGTGATGAAgacaggcctcccaaagtaccaccAAGAGAACCTTTGTCACCGAGTAACTCGCGCACACCGAGTCCCAAAAGCCTTCCGTCTTACCTCAATGGGGTCATGCCCCCAACACAGAGCTTTGCCCCTGATCCCAAGTATGTCAGCAGCAAAGCACTGCAAAGACAGAACAGTGAAGGATCTGCCAATAAGGTTCCTTGCATTCTGCCCATTATTGAAAATGGGAAGAAGGTTAGTTCAACCCATTATTACCTACTACCTGAACGACCACCATACCTGGACAAATACGAAAAATTTTTTAGGGAAGCAGAAGAAACAACTGCAAGCGCCCAAATCCAGCCATTACCCGCTGACTGCGGCATATCTTCAGCCGCAGAAAAGCCagactcaaaaacaaaagtgGATCTGGGTGGCCACGTGAAGCGTAAACATTTATCCTATGTGGTTTCTCCTTAG